TTTAGGGGCGTCCGGTGGAGGCCTCCGGCCGGAACGAACTACAACAACTGGTTATGGTTCATCCGATCCCACTAGGCCTTCTACCATATTGTCATGCTGGATATCTTTTACCTGCATACCGAAAAAAGCGGCCAGGGGCGCGACGACGATCAAAAGAGCCAAAGCCTGTGTGCCTTCCAGAAATCCCATCAAAATAATCGAGGTAAGAGCAATCGCAGCCATGGCATAGGCAAGCGCTTTCATAAGAACCTTGTTGGCCTTCCGAACCCATTCTTTCTCAAAGATACCGTTATATCTGAATCGCCCATCTACGTGAGTTACCACTCCTGGCGTTTTTCTTAGTGCATACACAATCTTGGAACTCCTACTATCACCACAGATTGCTTCAATATCTTCAAAGTTCATCCTCAATCTGTGTAGCAGATAAAACAGCTCCCCAGCAGAGTGCTTCTTATTCTGCGCAATTGACTCATCCAGCTGAGCCAAAAGATCGGCCCTAGCTTTCTTGCTCTGAGACATTTTGAACTGATAGACAGCTACAGCTCCCATAATGGAAGCGATACCTGCTAATACATTGAAGATATTAAAGCTTTCCAAATCCACTCCTTTAGACCATAACAGTTGTATATGAGCCCCCAAGACCGATACCCCGGCGACCGATATCTCATTCCCAAATTTAGCTTCAAACTAGCCCCAGAGCCTCAGCACGTCAACGTTTGCGACATAAAGAACGCAGCGCCACGAAAAGGCCATGCAGCACCCCACACAGCCTTCCTTCTTCACAACAATGTCACTAGTTCCAGCACCTACCCCTCGGCCGTCCCCACAACCTCAGCCGTAGCCACCAACTCATCCACCAAAACCTCCAGCCGCTGCTGCCAGCTCTCTTCTTTAAATGCCCCGCTCTCATCAAATGCGTTATTCGCCTGAGGCACCGCCAGCTGCGTCGGAATCACATGCACCCCAATATTCCCGAGCATCATCCTTAGTGGCACCAGTCCACGCATGCCGCCAAAGCCACCCGGCGATGCCGCCAGCAGCCCAGCCACTTTGCCTTTGAACGCCACGAGGCCAGGTTCGTCCTGGGTTTCCGGTCGACTGATCCAGTGGAGCGCGTTAATCAGCAACGGACTGATGGTGCTGTTGTATTCCGGGGAGGCCAGGCAGAAGCCGTGGTGGGTGCGGAATTGTTGCTTCAGTTTTTTGGCCGCTTCGGGCAGGCCTTTTTCCTTTTCGAGGTCGCCGTTGTAGAGGGGCATATCGTAGTCGGCGAGGTTGATGAGGGTAACGGTGACGTCGCCACGTTGCTCGGCGGTGTGGGCGGCGCGCTCCGCCAATTGGGCGTTAAAGGACCCGGTGCGGGTGCTTCCGGCGATAAAGAGAATTCTGAGAGAACCAGACATGATGTTACCTCCTGCGTGTGTAAGCCCTTACTTGAGCAGTGAAATCGGGTTTATTGGCACTGTCTATGATTACGATAGAGTTGCAAGAACGACCACCGGGATGTGACTTTAAATGGCTAATTTATATACTAAGAGGTGCATTTTTGATCCAGGTGACTAACACTGACTAACGATTAAGGATTGCACTTTATGGTGAAAGTGCATGGTGACTAGACTGGTTGAGTGATTCTAGAGTTCAGGGAGAGCACTATGGCTTATCAGGACACCCGTTCCCGGGACGAGGCCGCAGAAACACCCCTCTCGGGTTCACGACAGGGCAATGCCCTTTCCATTCCTCTTGCCCAGTATGAGACCCGCCGTTCGCCCTACATCTGGGAACGCAAGTTACTGCAGAAACTGTTAAAGCTTGCCGGCGGCCCACCTGTGCAGTTTGAACTCTGGGATGACACGCTGATCCGGCTCGATGGGACGTCGCCCCGATTCACTCTGGGTCTGACCGATCCGAAAGCCCTCTACCAACTCCTTGGCAATCCCAACCTCGCCTTCGGCGATCTCTACAGTACGGGTCGCCTTCAAGTCGAGGGAGACCTGGCCGAACTCCTCACCCTGCTCTACCGCTCACTTAACCGCGCCCGTAAGGAATGGCCCTACTGGCTGGAGAAAGTCTGGGCCAATCACGCGCCCC
The window above is part of the Marinobacter nanhaiticus D15-8W genome. Proteins encoded here:
- a CDS encoding NADPH-dependent FMN reductase, whose translation is MSGSLRILFIAGSTRTGSFNAQLAERAAHTAEQRGDVTVTLINLADYDMPLYNGDLEKEKGLPEAAKKLKQQFRTHHGFCLASPEYNSTISPLLINALHWISRPETQDEPGLVAFKGKVAGLLAASPGGFGGMRGLVPLRMMLGNIGVHVIPTQLAVPQANNAFDESGAFKEESWQQRLEVLVDELVATAEVVGTAEG